A region from the Deltaproteobacteria bacterium genome encodes:
- a CDS encoding formylglycine-generating enzyme family protein, giving the protein MRSERKPAGLGVLAAFFVLVLLAASCGGGGGDDGGGRSSSGDDDADEHVDDDGGAGDDDGSGDDDGSGDDDDDDDDDDGGDDDTEIAWVTIPAGTFVMGCSAGDTDCEDHENPPRTVILTQSFQMAATETTQAQYAAVMGSNPSHFASCGGNCPVEMVSWDDAKAFCEAVGGRLPTEAEWEYAARAGTTTKFYCGDDVACLEDNAWYGLTEDDEAITHPVASKIPNAWGLYDVMGNVGEWVNDWYSDSYFAGRPTPDTDPPGPGSGVNRVWRSSAFFEDAVDMRMSRRRPLAELGVLLGVGFRCVK; this is encoded by the coding sequence ATGCGTAGCGAACGGAAACCGGCGGGGTTGGGTGTTCTGGCGGCTTTCTTCGTTCTCGTGCTGCTCGCCGCTTCCTGCGGCGGCGGGGGCGGGGACGACGGAGGTGGGCGCTCCTCGTCGGGCGACGATGACGCGGACGAACACGTCGATGACGATGGCGGCGCCGGTGACGACGACGGCTCCGGCGACGATGACGGCAGCGGAGACGACGACGATGATGATGACGACGATGACGGCGGCGACGACGACACCGAGATTGCGTGGGTGACGATCCCCGCGGGCACGTTCGTCATGGGCTGCTCGGCGGGCGACACGGACTGCGAGGACCACGAAAACCCGCCGCGCACGGTCATTCTCACGCAGTCGTTCCAGATGGCCGCGACCGAGACGACGCAGGCGCAGTACGCCGCGGTGATGGGCTCGAACCCGAGCCACTTCGCCTCGTGCGGCGGCAACTGCCCGGTGGAGATGGTGTCGTGGGACGACGCGAAGGCGTTCTGCGAGGCGGTGGGCGGGCGACTGCCGACGGAGGCCGAGTGGGAGTACGCCGCCCGCGCCGGCACCACCACCAAATTCTATTGCGGAGACGACGTGGCGTGCCTGGAGGACAATGCGTGGTATGGGCTAACGGAGGATGATGAGGCAATTACGCACCCCGTGGCGAGCAAGATCCCTAACGCGTGGGGCCTCTACGACGTGATGGGTAACGTCGGAGAGTGGGTCAATGATTGGTACAGCGACAGCTATTTCGCTGGTCGACCGACCCCGGATACAGATCCACCTGGACCTGGATCTGGTGTGAACAGGGTTTGGCGCAGCAGCGCGTTTTTTGAAGACGCCGTCGATATGAGGATGTCGAGGCGCCGCCCGCTTGCAGAGCTTGGCGTTCTACTGGGCGTTGGGTTCCGATGTGTCAAGTAG